The sequence GCCGGTCAAGTCGTACTCAATCAGTTGAATGTCAAAGCCAATGCTGGCGTTGAACAGCGCGATCGCTGGGTGCAGCGCCGTTTCAAAGCGCTGGCTCCAGGTTTGGGTAGGGGGCGTTTCCATGGGAAGGGGGTCGAGTTTAGTACGCGGTCAGATTGCGAATCATATAGCCAAGCACAATGCCAAACAGTAGCGCCCAGATCTGGCCCGACTCGACAAAGTTGTTCCAAATGCTGACCATATCCCCCAGAATATCTTGGTCAAACTGCTGGGCCAACATCGGGGAAAGGGCATCGTTGGCTACTGCCAGACCTGCTACACCAGACGCATCGGCGATCGTAACTTCGGTAAAATAGCCGCTGAAGCTCTCCCCATTGTCCAGGCTGACGGGGCGCAGAATAGTATCTACTGAAAGAGATGGGGAAGCCAGTTGAAACGAACCTTGCAGCAAAGAATCGGAAAGCTGGGGAATGACGTCCATGGCGCTGTAACGACCTGAGCATGGTTAACACCCAACAGACTATCACCATACCGCCGAGACCGAACCTCTGGAACCCAAAAACCATCTGGGGTCTAGCCGTTGTCACCGCCTTGGCGGGGGCGGCTTACCAGGCGGGCCTGGGCCGACCGGGAGCCGATCTGATTAACCTAGGCGGCTGGCCCCAGTTGCAAGAGTTTTTGGTAGCCAGTCTGCACCCCGATCTCAGCGCTGAATTTGTGGCCCTGATGGGCCGCGCCGCCCTGGTTACCCTGGCCTACGCCGTGCTGGGGACTGCTCTCAGCGTCGGCCTAGGCCTAGTGGGTGGTCTGTTCTCTTCGGCAGTGTGGTGGCAAACTCTGTTTCCCCAGGCCTCCTGGGGGCTGGGTCAGGCCGGTTGGTTGGCGGTGCGGGGGGTGTTGGCCTTTCCCCGCGCTATTCACGAGCTGATCTGGGGGCTGGTGTTGGTGCTGGTGCTGGGGCTAAACCCATTGGTCGGGGTGCTGGCGATCGCTATTCCCTTTGGGGCGATCGTCGCCAAAGTCTTTTCCGAAATTTTAGATGAAACCCCCCCCGAGCCCCTGCATGCCCTGCTCAATGCCGGTACGCCGCCGCTGGTCGCCTTCATCTACGGTTTGCTGCCCCAGGCCTTGCCCAACCTGCTCTCCTATACCTTCTACCGCTTTGAGTGTTCACTGCGGGCCTCGGCGGTGCTGGGCATTATTGGCGCTGGGGGGCTGGGCTACGAGATTTTCTTGAGTTTGCAATCGCTGCGCTACGAGCAGCTTTGGACCGGCTTTTACGCCCTGATTGTGCTCAACGGTGCGGTCGATGCTTGGAGCGCCTTGGTGCGCCGCCGCATGGGGTTTACCAGCCGCCTCGATATCAACCGCAAACCGGGGAGTGCTACTGCGCGATCGCCCCACCAGGCCCCCCGGCAGGATGGCTTTCTCAAGCTGTCGTGGATCGGGGCGGTGCTGGCGGTGCCCCTGAGCTGGTGGTGGTTGCAGCTAGATCTGGGGGTGCTGTGGTCGGCTCGCACCCAGCGCCTCCTGGGTGAACTTTTAGGCAGTGGCTGGCCGTCCCTGCCCACCTGGGCAGAGGTGGCTAATTTGGCCCGCCTCTCTTGGCTGACGGTGGCGATGTCCATGGTGGCGATCGCCCTGGCCGGTCTGGGGGGCATTCTGATTTCGCTGCCCGCCGCCCAAAACTTTTTGCTACCGGGGGGGCTGCTGCGGCCCCTTGGTCAGCGAGAAGGCGCTCCCTGGGTGGCCTACACTCTGCTAGGTCTGAGTCGGCTGGTGCTGCTAATCAGCCGCGCCATCCCCGCCCCGATCTGGGCGCTGGTGCTGCTGTACATGCTGTTTCCCGGCGTGCTGCCGGGAGCCATGGCCCTAGCCCTCCACAACTTTGGCATCCTCGGTCGTCTGATGGCTGAGGTGAACGAGAACCTAGACGATCGCCCTGTGCGGGCGCTGGCGACGTTGGGGGCTAGCCCCAGTCAGGTTGTGGCCTACGGCATTTTGCCCCAAAATCTAGGGCGATTTTTAGCCTATATTCTCTACCGTTGGGAAGTGTGTCTGCGTGAAACTGTGATCGTGGGGCTGGTCGGGGCGGGTGGGCTAGGCCGTCTACTCACCGAGCAAATCAGCAGTTTCGACTTCAGTGGGGTGGGCATCACCTTGGCGGTATTTGTGGCGCTTACCTTTGCAGTAGATGCGATCAGTCAGCAATTACGAGCGGTGCTGAGGGAGTAACGAATACCCAATCTGACCCACCAAACCCCGATTCAAACCTGCCCTAACCCAATCGTTCCCAACCTCAGAGCGGCCCATCATGCATGACTACTATCTAAACAGCCCTGGCACAGTATTTATCGCTGTGCCAGGGCTGTTTAGGCTTTAGCTTGGCAGACTACTATAGCTGTAGCCAGTCTGGTTAAGACATTTTCCCTAAAAACGTTCGAACGTTTTTAAGGTATCTGGATGTCCTAACCCAAGTGACTATGGCTATAAGACTTTAGGCCAAAGTTTTTATTCGTCTTCATCCGGGTAAGCTTCGTCTTCAACCTCGATTTCAATGTCCTCAGCTACCGCCACGGCGGTTCCGCCAATCTCCAGTTTCTCTCGCACCTGGGCTTCGACCTTTTGGGCAAAGGCGGCGTCTTCTTGCAATCGCTGGATGGTATTTTCGCGGCCCTGACCAATGTTGTCGCCCTCGTAGCTATACCAGGCCCCTTTGCGGACAATCACCCCGGTTTGCTCTGCCAGATCTACCAGGCAGCCCATGGTAGAGATACCCTGGCCAAAGAGAATGTCAAACTCGCCGATGCGGAAGGGAGGCGCGACCTTGTTCTTGGCGACCTTGACCTTGGCACGGATGCCATACTCCTCGGTGCCCTTCTTCAGGGTTTGAATGCGGCGAATGTCGAGCCGCACCGAGGCGTAGAATTTCAGCGCGTTACCCCCAGTGGTGACCTCGGGGTTACCGTAGGAGATGCCAATTTTTTGCCGCAGCTGGTTCAAAAAGATCACGGTGCACTGCGATTTACCAATGCTGCCGGTAATTTTTCGCAGGGCCTGACTCATCAATCGGGCCTGAAGGCCCACGTGGGCATCGCCCATTTCCCCTTCAATTTCGGCGCGGGGCACAAGGGCCGCAACCGAGTCAACGACGACCACGTCAATCGCGGACGATCGCACCAGTTGATCGACTACCTCTAGCCCCATTTCACCGGTGTCGGGCTGGGAGACCAGCAGTTCTTCTACATTTACCCCCAGGGCGGCGGCATAGATGGGGTCAAGGGCGTGCTCAGCATCGACAAAGGCCGCTACCCCGCCCATCTTCTGCACCTCGGCCAGCACGTGCAGGGCCACGGTGGTTTTACCCGAGCTTTCTGGGCCGTAGATTTCGATCACACGCCCCTTGGGCAGGCCGCCGCCCAGGGCCAAGTCGAGGGTCAAAGCCCCGGTAGAAATCGTTTCAACCTTCATACGAGCCGCATCGCCCAGGCGCATGATCGCCCCTTTGCCAAAGTTGCGCTCAATTTGCCCCAGCACCAGGGTGAGGGCCTTTTCTTTTTCGCTTTGTTCTTTGCCTTTTTTTACCGCCATAGTTGCCTCAGTGCTGTAGGACAAGACCCTGTACCCCAAAACAGTTGTCTCCAGAACCACAGTATAGTACAATTGCACTCAATAGCAATAGGTAGCTTATAGGGTTTCGGCAGTCTAACTGCACCAGATCCTTCCATGCTGAGGCGGTTAAGCCCATGGCCATCGACAGAGTCAATACGTTAATCGCGTTTCCGGAGTGGCTGGTGGCGGTCACCCGTCGCCGCTCGGTGGGGTACTTTTGCTGGGTAATCACA is a genomic window of Nodosilinea sp. E11 containing:
- the recA gene encoding recombinase RecA; the protein is MAVKKGKEQSEKEKALTLVLGQIERNFGKGAIMRLGDAARMKVETISTGALTLDLALGGGLPKGRVIEIYGPESSGKTTVALHVLAEVQKMGGVAAFVDAEHALDPIYAAALGVNVEELLVSQPDTGEMGLEVVDQLVRSSAIDVVVVDSVAALVPRAEIEGEMGDAHVGLQARLMSQALRKITGSIGKSQCTVIFLNQLRQKIGISYGNPEVTTGGNALKFYASVRLDIRRIQTLKKGTEEYGIRAKVKVAKNKVAPPFRIGEFDILFGQGISTMGCLVDLAEQTGVIVRKGAWYSYEGDNIGQGRENTIQRLQEDAAFAQKVEAQVREKLEIGGTAVAVAEDIEIEVEDEAYPDEDE
- a CDS encoding PhnE/PtxC family ABC transporter permease gives rise to the protein MVNTQQTITIPPRPNLWNPKTIWGLAVVTALAGAAYQAGLGRPGADLINLGGWPQLQEFLVASLHPDLSAEFVALMGRAALVTLAYAVLGTALSVGLGLVGGLFSSAVWWQTLFPQASWGLGQAGWLAVRGVLAFPRAIHELIWGLVLVLVLGLNPLVGVLAIAIPFGAIVAKVFSEILDETPPEPLHALLNAGTPPLVAFIYGLLPQALPNLLSYTFYRFECSLRASAVLGIIGAGGLGYEIFLSLQSLRYEQLWTGFYALIVLNGAVDAWSALVRRRMGFTSRLDINRKPGSATARSPHQAPRQDGFLKLSWIGAVLAVPLSWWWLQLDLGVLWSARTQRLLGELLGSGWPSLPTWAEVANLARLSWLTVAMSMVAIALAGLGGILISLPAAQNFLLPGGLLRPLGQREGAPWVAYTLLGLSRLVLLISRAIPAPIWALVLLYMLFPGVLPGAMALALHNFGILGRLMAEVNENLDDRPVRALATLGASPSQVVAYGILPQNLGRFLAYILYRWEVCLRETVIVGLVGAGGLGRLLTEQISSFDFSGVGITLAVFVALTFAVDAISQQLRAVLRE